A portion of the Bacteroidota bacterium genome contains these proteins:
- a CDS encoding nucleotidyl transferase AbiEii/AbiGii toxin family protein has translation MYKDILDKNQLELLPLIKEFKRTFYLVGGTAIALQIGHRRSIDFDLFRDKPLNHKLIIDKIKSHQYTPLITRRVEEQINLVINNVKLTFFQYPFEINKTEGLDDIILMPALIDLAAMKAYALGRRSKWKDYVDLYFIITKYFSVSVISKRATEIFEGLFSEKQFRAQLCFFEDIDYTEEVIYMGKEISQKEIRNTLTELAVQF, from the coding sequence ATGTATAAGGATATACTTGATAAGAATCAATTAGAGTTATTACCGCTCATAAAAGAGTTCAAAAGAACTTTTTATTTGGTAGGAGGAACTGCTATTGCTTTGCAAATAGGGCATAGACGTTCTATTGATTTTGATTTGTTTAGGGATAAGCCACTGAACCATAAACTAATTATAGATAAAATAAAGTCACATCAATATACTCCATTGATTACTCGTAGAGTAGAGGAACAAATTAATCTTGTTATTAATAATGTGAAACTGACTTTTTTTCAGTACCCATTTGAGATTAATAAAACAGAGGGTTTAGATGACATTATTTTAATGCCTGCTTTGATTGACCTAGCGGCTATGAAGGCTTATGCACTAGGAAGAAGATCAAAATGGAAGGATTATGTGGATTTATATTTTATTATTACTAAGTATTTTTCTGTGAGTGTAATATCAAAACGTGCTACCGAAATTTTTGAAGGACTTTTTTCTGAAAAACAGTTTAGAGCACAACTTTGTTTTTTTGAAGATATTGATTACACAGAAGAAGTGATTTATATGGGAAAAGAAATTTCTCAAAAAGAGATTCGAAATACCTTGACAGAGCTGGCTGTCCAATTTTAA
- a CDS encoding ATP-binding protein: protein MIPRQAENKLLQLSHSFKSVAVTGPRQSGKTTLVRKVFEKKPYVSLENPDTRLLALDDPRAFLDQYTKSGAVLDEIQRAPQIFSYLQEILDNSKEHGLFILTGSDNFLLHQNISQSLAGRIAFLNLLPLSISELKESGKLPEEDDDLMFRGFYPALYDNLKLLPQDWTNNYLRTYIERDVRQIQNVSDLLVFERFIRILAGRTGQELNYSAIANEVGVDTKTIQSWISILANSFIVFLLAPFYKNFNKTVVKRPKLYFYDTALVCSLLGLSNKDMLYSYPLRGAIFETMVVSELHKQSFNKGLKPDRIFFWRDKNKNEVDLILDSITTQLPVEIKSGRTYHPEMAKSLNYFHTLAQIDKSYLIYGGEIESRKEEGVSVLNWRNFVQENIMEP, encoded by the coding sequence ATGATTCCAAGGCAAGCTGAAAATAAATTATTACAACTTAGTCATAGTTTCAAGAGTGTAGCGGTTACCGGACCTCGACAGTCCGGGAAAACAACGCTGGTTAGAAAGGTATTTGAAAAGAAGCCTTATGTATCGCTTGAAAATCCGGACACCAGACTGTTAGCTTTAGATGATCCAAGAGCGTTTTTGGATCAATATACTAAATCCGGTGCTGTTTTGGATGAGATTCAACGCGCCCCGCAAATCTTCTCCTATCTTCAAGAGATATTAGATAATTCCAAAGAGCATGGACTGTTTATTTTGACAGGTTCTGATAATTTTTTATTACATCAAAATATCTCACAGTCATTAGCCGGTAGAATTGCTTTTCTTAATTTACTACCACTTTCAATTTCAGAGTTAAAGGAATCCGGGAAATTGCCCGAGGAGGATGATGATTTGATGTTTAGAGGATTTTATCCTGCATTATATGATAATCTCAAACTTTTACCGCAAGACTGGACTAACAACTATCTGCGAACCTATATTGAAAGAGATGTTAGGCAAATTCAAAATGTATCGGACTTATTAGTATTTGAACGTTTTATACGCATCTTAGCAGGTCGAACAGGTCAAGAACTAAACTATTCTGCGATTGCAAATGAAGTGGGTGTAGATACAAAGACCATTCAATCTTGGATAAGCATTTTGGCTAATAGCTTTATAGTGTTTTTGCTGGCGCCCTTTTATAAAAACTTTAATAAAACTGTTGTCAAACGACCTAAACTCTATTTTTATGATACAGCCTTAGTCTGTTCGCTTTTGGGTTTATCAAACAAAGATATGTTGTATAGCTATCCATTGCGAGGAGCGATTTTTGAAACTATGGTAGTTTCTGAGTTACATAAACAGAGTTTTAATAAGGGACTCAAGCCGGATAGAATATTCTTTTGGAGAGATAAAAATAAGAATGAAGTAGATTTGATTTTAGATTCAATAACAACTCAACTTCCGGTTGAAATTAAATCTGGAAGAACATATCATCCTGAAATGGCTAAATCTTTAAATTACTTTCATACACTGGCTCAGATAGATAAATCTTATCTAATCTATGGAGGTGAAATAGAGTCAAGAAAAGAGGAAGGCGTTTCTGTTTTGAATTGGAGAAATTTTGTTCAAGAAAATATTATGGAACCATGA